The following proteins are encoded in a genomic region of Bacillus sp. FJAT-22090:
- a CDS encoding putative glycoside hydrolase yields the protein MKNSLRLLTTFGIATTLIIPTSVSAEGNLFSESFSPKEYSFQAIDESLVSTSKLFIYDSGLKFAYPDAVRGVYVTGHSAGGSRFNDLVKLMDSTELNAMVIDIKDDFGNLTYIPKEDSSLAKYEIGKPYIKDPQAMLKTMEEKQIYPIARVVVFKDTELAEMKPEWSFVEGDSVWKNGRGEAFVNPFLQEVWDHNVQIAIEAAKMGFKEIQFDYVRFPEGFEKRDSTLKYNMGDYETSELDPVQRRVQAVTDFVAYAKEKLEPYGAQVSVDIFGYSATLPEAPGIGQNFSKISANVDVISSMIYPSHWTSYFGIAKPDLEPYRLVQEYAKVENAKLGELENPPVSRPWLQDFTASYLGAGNYQTYGKEEVEAQIKALNEAGIKEFLLWNAGNKYSPGVDYTPN from the coding sequence ATGAAGAATTCTTTAAGATTGTTAACAACATTTGGCATTGCAACTACACTTATTATTCCTACTTCTGTGTCAGCCGAAGGCAATTTGTTCTCGGAAAGCTTTTCACCTAAAGAATATAGCTTTCAAGCAATTGACGAGTCTCTCGTTTCCACTTCCAAGTTATTCATATATGATTCTGGGCTTAAATTTGCATATCCAGATGCAGTAAGAGGGGTATATGTGACTGGTCATTCCGCAGGAGGCTCTAGATTTAACGATTTAGTAAAACTGATGGACTCCACTGAACTAAACGCTATGGTAATAGATATAAAAGATGACTTTGGAAATTTAACATACATACCAAAGGAGGATTCATCTTTAGCAAAATATGAAATTGGCAAACCATACATAAAGGACCCTCAAGCAATGTTGAAAACAATGGAAGAGAAACAAATTTATCCGATTGCTCGAGTAGTAGTTTTTAAAGATACAGAGCTTGCTGAAATGAAACCAGAATGGTCGTTTGTGGAAGGAGATTCTGTGTGGAAAAATGGAAGAGGTGAAGCATTCGTTAATCCATTTTTACAAGAAGTATGGGATCATAACGTCCAAATCGCAATTGAAGCTGCTAAAATGGGTTTTAAAGAAATTCAATTCGACTACGTACGTTTCCCCGAGGGATTTGAAAAAAGAGATAGCACGCTCAAATACAACATGGGGGACTATGAAACTTCAGAGCTTGATCCTGTTCAAAGACGAGTACAAGCCGTTACAGATTTTGTTGCCTATGCTAAGGAAAAATTGGAACCTTACGGAGCACAAGTATCTGTAGATATTTTTGGTTATTCTGCAACACTTCCGGAAGCACCAGGCATTGGACAAAACTTTTCTAAAATATCGGCAAACGTAGATGTCATTTCATCTATGATATATCCAAGTCATTGGACATCTTATTTCGGGATTGCTAAACCAGATCTCGAACCTTATCGATTAGTTCAGGAATATGCTAAGGTAGAGAATGCTAAATTGGGAGAACTGGAAAATCCACCAGTATCACGACCTTGGCTACAGGATTTTACTGCTTCTTATTTAGGTGCTGGCAATTATCAAACGTATGGTAAGGAAGAAGTAGAAGCACAAATTAAAGCGTTAAATGAAGCAGGTATTAAAGAATTTTTACTTTGGAATGCTGGCAATAAGTATTCTCCAGGGGTGGATTACACACCAAATTGA
- a CDS encoding ABC transporter ATP-binding protein has translation MAEKLLEIKNLKQYFNPGKPNEVRAVDDISFDIYKGETLGLVGESGCGKSTTGRTIIRLYDATDGEVIYDGVNVHDKKSKQDLKIFNRKMQMIFQDPYASLNPRMKVLDIIAEGLDIHGLVKNPKERKERVVELLETVGLNREHADRYAHEFSGGQRQRLGIARALAVNPEFIIADEPISALDVSIQAQVVNLLKELQKEKGLTYLFIAHDLSMVKYISDRIGVMYFGKLVELAPAEDLYNNPLHPYTQSLLSAIPLPDPDYERTRVRKSYDPSSHNYQDGEEVAMREITPGHFVYCSEKEYVALKAAASARL, from the coding sequence ATGGCTGAAAAATTACTAGAAATTAAAAATTTAAAGCAATATTTCAATCCAGGTAAGCCAAACGAAGTTCGAGCGGTAGATGATATAAGCTTTGATATTTATAAAGGTGAAACACTAGGTCTTGTTGGAGAATCGGGTTGTGGAAAATCTACAACAGGTCGTACTATTATTCGTCTTTACGATGCAACAGATGGCGAAGTAATTTATGATGGTGTAAATGTTCACGATAAAAAATCTAAACAAGATTTAAAAATATTTAATCGCAAAATGCAAATGATTTTCCAAGACCCTTATGCTTCATTAAATCCACGTATGAAAGTATTGGATATTATTGCAGAAGGTTTAGATATTCATGGTCTAGTGAAAAATCCAAAAGAACGTAAAGAACGCGTAGTGGAATTATTAGAGACAGTAGGTTTAAATCGTGAACATGCTGATCGCTATGCACATGAGTTTTCTGGTGGTCAACGTCAACGTTTAGGAATTGCAAGAGCACTTGCAGTAAATCCTGAGTTTATTATTGCCGATGAGCCTATCTCAGCTCTTGATGTTTCTATTCAAGCGCAGGTTGTTAACTTATTAAAGGAATTGCAAAAAGAAAAAGGATTGACGTATTTGTTTATAGCCCATGACTTATCGATGGTTAAATACATTTCAGACAGAATTGGTGTAATGTATTTTGGTAAACTGGTCGAGCTAGCTCCTGCGGAGGATTTATATAACAATCCTCTACATCCATATACTCAATCTTTATTATCCGCTATTCCGCTTCCGGATCCTGATTATGAACGCACTCGTGTTCGTAAATCATATGATCCTTCTTCTCATAACTATCAAGACGGAGAAGAAGTAGCTATGCGTGAAATTACACCTGGGCATTTTGTTTATTGCTCAGAAAAAGAATATGTGGCATTAAAGGCAGCTGCAAGCGCACGTTTATAG
- a CDS encoding ABC transporter ATP-binding protein: MDKILEVKDLELSFHTFAGEVKAIRGVNFDLLKGETLAIVGESGSGKSVTTKAIMRLLPEHSSEFKNGQILFNGKDLTKLTDKEMQKIRGKDISMIFQDPMTSLNPTMTIGKQIMEPILKHQKVSKTEARKIAVDLLRLVGMPKPEARIKQYPHQFSGGQRQRIVIAIALACNPQILIADEPTTALDVTIQAQILELMKDLQKKIDTSIIFITHDLGVVANVADRVAVMYGGRIVEIGTVDELFYNPQHPYTWGLLSSMPSLDVTEEKLYAIPGTPPDLLYPPKGDAFALRSDYALKIDLEEAPPFFKVSDTHYAATWLLHPDAPQVEPPVSIVERMKKFPGSRYYNGTEGGTY; this comes from the coding sequence ATGGATAAAATATTAGAAGTAAAAGACTTAGAGCTTTCCTTCCATACTTTTGCAGGAGAAGTTAAAGCTATTCGAGGCGTTAATTTCGACTTATTAAAAGGGGAAACTCTTGCAATCGTTGGAGAGTCTGGTTCTGGAAAGTCAGTTACAACAAAAGCAATTATGCGCTTATTACCTGAACATAGTTCAGAATTTAAAAATGGTCAAATTCTTTTTAACGGGAAAGACTTAACTAAATTAACGGATAAAGAAATGCAGAAGATTCGCGGGAAAGATATTTCAATGATCTTCCAAGATCCTATGACTTCTTTGAATCCTACTATGACAATAGGCAAACAAATTATGGAGCCTATTTTGAAACATCAAAAAGTTAGTAAGACCGAGGCTCGTAAAATTGCGGTAGACTTGTTACGTTTAGTAGGAATGCCGAAACCTGAGGCACGTATTAAACAGTATCCTCATCAATTTTCTGGAGGACAACGTCAACGTATTGTTATTGCAATAGCTTTGGCATGTAATCCACAAATACTTATTGCAGATGAGCCTACAACTGCACTTGACGTTACCATTCAAGCGCAAATTTTGGAGTTAATGAAAGATCTTCAGAAGAAAATTGACACATCAATTATATTCATTACACATGATTTAGGAGTTGTAGCGAACGTAGCAGATAGAGTGGCAGTTATGTACGGTGGACGAATTGTAGAGATTGGGACGGTTGATGAACTTTTCTATAATCCACAGCATCCATATACATGGGGACTATTAAGTTCGATGCCTTCTCTAGATGTGACGGAAGAAAAACTGTATGCAATTCCAGGAACTCCTCCGGATTTATTGTATCCCCCAAAAGGAGATGCCTTTGCATTACGTAGTGACTATGCATTGAAAATCGATTTAGAAGAAGCGCCACCATTCTTTAAAGTAAGTGATACACATTATGCAGCAACTTGGTTATTACACCCAGACGCGCCTCAAGTAGAACCACCTGTATCAATTGTGGAGCGAATGAAAAAATTCCCGGGAAGCCGCTATTATAATGGAACTGAAGGAGGTACTTACTAA
- the opp3C gene encoding oligopeptide ABC transporter permease produces MTQDLKNLPADAFDRVHLDSTHAERISKPSVSFWQDAWLRLRKNKAAIVSIFILVFIIIMSFVGPMISPHDAETQTITHANLPPKVPGLEKLGIFDGVGTLAGKEVDLYEMKKVDTYYWFGTDGLGRDSFSRVWEGTQISLFIAFVAALIDVVIGVAYGGISGYYGGRIDDVMQRFVEILIGIPSLVIIILMLLFMEPGVTAIIIAITLTGWTGMSRIVRGQVLKFKNQEFVLASRTLGATNGRIITKHILPNIMGVIIINTMFTIPTAIFFEAFLSFIGLGLQPPEASLGTLINDGYKLIKFQPHILLYPALILSLLMVAFNLLGDGLRDAFDPKMKD; encoded by the coding sequence ATGACTCAAGATTTAAAAAACCTACCTGCTGATGCTTTTGATAGGGTTCATCTTGATAGTACCCATGCTGAGCGAATTTCTAAACCTAGTGTTAGTTTTTGGCAAGATGCTTGGTTGAGATTACGCAAAAATAAAGCTGCGATTGTTAGTATTTTTATTTTGGTATTTATCATTATCATGTCTTTTGTTGGGCCAATGATTAGTCCACATGATGCCGAAACTCAAACAATTACACATGCGAACTTACCACCTAAAGTTCCAGGGCTTGAAAAACTAGGGATATTTGACGGTGTTGGTACTCTAGCAGGTAAAGAAGTAGATTTATATGAAATGAAAAAAGTAGATACGTACTATTGGTTTGGTACAGATGGTCTTGGGCGCGATTCTTTTTCTCGTGTATGGGAAGGGACACAAATTTCGTTATTCATAGCATTTGTTGCCGCTTTGATTGATGTTGTAATTGGTGTTGCTTACGGTGGTATCTCCGGATATTATGGTGGTCGTATAGATGATGTTATGCAACGATTTGTGGAAATCCTAATTGGTATTCCAAGTTTAGTAATTATCATCTTAATGCTTCTGTTCATGGAACCTGGTGTAACAGCGATCATTATCGCTATTACTTTAACAGGATGGACCGGAATGTCTCGTATCGTACGTGGTCAAGTTTTAAAATTCAAAAACCAGGAATTTGTCCTTGCATCCCGAACTCTAGGTGCAACCAATGGTAGAATTATTACCAAGCATATATTACCTAATATTATGGGTGTAATTATTATTAATACGATGTTTACTATTCCAACTGCCATTTTCTTTGAAGCCTTTTTAAGCTTTATAGGTTTAGGTTTACAACCTCCTGAAGCATCTTTGGGGACACTAATAAATGACGGTTACAAGTTAATTAAATTCCAACCACATATTTTATTGTACCCTGCGTTAATTTTAAGCTTACTGATGGTAGCATTTAACTTATTGGGTGATGGTTTACGTGATGCGTTTGATCCGAAGATGAAAGACTAA
- the opp3b gene encoding oligopeptide ABC transporter permease, protein MAKYVFRRVVYALITFFLIATATFFLMKALPGSPISSASKLSPSQLAIVEAKYGLDQPVAVQYGKYMLNLAKGDLGNSFQFKNASVTDLITNRLGPSFILGSQGLILGVAIGIMLGMIAALRQNTIWDYGSTLIAIIGISIPSFVFATFLQYWLGVKWEIFPVALWKDGWMSSVLPSIALAMGPLATASRFIRTEMIEVLSSDYITLAKSKGASGFEIAFKHAFRNALIPLVTVLGPLAAGLLTGSLVIEQIFAIPGIGEQFVKSIMSNDFSIIMGTTLFFSAFLIVVIFIVDILYGIIDPRIRLSGGNK, encoded by the coding sequence ATGGCCAAATATGTTTTTCGACGAGTGGTTTATGCCTTGATTACGTTTTTCTTGATTGCAACGGCAACGTTTTTCTTAATGAAGGCGCTTCCAGGTTCCCCGATTAGTTCTGCTTCAAAACTATCCCCTTCACAACTTGCGATAGTAGAAGCGAAATATGGATTAGATCAACCAGTAGCAGTCCAGTACGGTAAATACATGCTAAACTTAGCTAAAGGTGATTTAGGTAACTCTTTCCAATTCAAAAATGCAAGTGTCACTGACTTAATAACAAATCGTTTAGGACCATCTTTTATTCTTGGTTCACAAGGTTTAATATTAGGTGTTGCTATTGGAATAATGTTAGGTATGATTGCTGCATTACGACAAAATACAATTTGGGATTACGGTAGTACATTAATAGCTATTATCGGGATCTCTATTCCATCTTTCGTTTTTGCGACTTTTCTTCAGTATTGGTTAGGTGTAAAATGGGAAATATTCCCTGTAGCTTTATGGAAAGATGGTTGGATGTCGAGTGTACTTCCTTCAATAGCTCTAGCTATGGGACCACTTGCAACAGCTTCTCGTTTCATCCGAACTGAAATGATTGAGGTATTAAGTTCGGATTATATAACTCTAGCTAAATCTAAAGGTGCTAGTGGTTTTGAAATTGCTTTTAAGCATGCTTTTAGAAATGCATTAATTCCACTTGTAACAGTATTAGGACCATTAGCTGCAGGACTACTTACAGGTTCTCTTGTTATTGAACAAATATTTGCCATTCCAGGTATTGGTGAGCAATTTGTTAAGTCTATTATGTCCAATGACTTCTCTATTATAATGGGGACAACGTTGTTCTTCTCTGCGTTCTTAATTGTCGTAATATTCATAGTAGATATTCTATATGGAATTATTGATCCACGAATTCGTTTATCAGGAGGTAATAAATAA
- a CDS encoding peptide ABC transporter substrate-binding protein, with translation MKNSKFLWLFSLLLVLSIFLAACGDKEEGTTTTTEKEEDPATTEEVAVDEEQVLNLIMTAEIPTMDSALVTDAVGFDLLNNVNEGLYRLNQENVAVPAIADGEPTVSEDGLVYTFKLRDANWSDGSPVTANDFEYSWKRAMNPDTASEYGPYMMGGVIKNATEISEGAVEYTELGVKALDEKTLEVTLEKPTPYFLSLMSFGTFLPQKEEFVTSQGENYAKNSESLLYNGPFTLANWDGTGLSWQLLKNEQYWDKDTVKLTEINYDVVKEPATAVNLYTNGEKDRAGLSGEYAMQYAADPELLKESETSVFYFKYNQERNGEKTPLANVNIREAITKAFNKEDLASVVLANGSVPANYLVPKDFTFDEDGNDFRDVNGDMATFNVEEAQAAWEKGLAELGVKELSIEILGGDTELSKKMDEYFKSQLETNLPGLTVTLKEVPFNVRLDLDTNQDYEIQVAGWGPDYQDPYTFMNLWLTGGGNNKMSYSNPEYDKLVNSANNELALDAAARWQALADAEKLLIEKDFGIGPIYQRGLMFLQKPYVKGIIAHPFGGDYSYKWAYIEGKN, from the coding sequence TTGAAGAATAGCAAGTTTTTATGGCTTTTTAGCCTTCTGTTAGTTCTTAGTATTTTCCTTGCTGCTTGTGGCGACAAAGAAGAAGGTACTACTACAACTACAGAAAAAGAAGAAGATCCAGCAACAACAGAAGAAGTAGCTGTAGATGAAGAACAAGTACTTAACTTAATCATGACAGCAGAAATTCCAACAATGGATTCAGCTTTAGTAACTGATGCAGTTGGATTTGATCTTCTAAACAATGTAAATGAAGGTTTATATCGTTTGAATCAAGAAAACGTTGCTGTACCTGCCATTGCTGATGGCGAACCAACAGTATCTGAAGACGGCTTAGTTTATACGTTCAAATTACGTGATGCTAATTGGTCTGACGGCTCTCCAGTTACTGCAAATGACTTCGAATATTCATGGAAACGTGCTATGAACCCAGATACTGCATCTGAATATGGTCCATACATGATGGGTGGAGTTATTAAAAACGCTACTGAAATTTCAGAAGGAGCGGTTGAGTACACTGAATTAGGTGTTAAAGCTCTTGACGAAAAAACGTTAGAAGTAACTCTTGAAAAACCAACTCCTTATTTCTTATCACTTATGTCATTTGGAACATTCTTACCACAAAAAGAAGAGTTCGTTACATCGCAAGGTGAAAACTATGCGAAAAACTCAGAATCACTTTTATACAACGGTCCATTTACACTTGCTAACTGGGACGGAACAGGTTTATCTTGGCAATTACTTAAAAATGAGCAATACTGGGATAAAGATACTGTAAAACTTACTGAAATCAATTATGACGTAGTTAAAGAACCTGCTACTGCAGTTAACCTTTATACAAATGGTGAAAAAGATCGTGCAGGTCTTTCTGGAGAATATGCAATGCAATACGCTGCTGACCCAGAACTATTAAAAGAATCAGAAACTTCTGTGTTCTATTTCAAATACAATCAAGAACGTAATGGAGAAAAAACTCCACTTGCTAACGTAAATATTCGTGAAGCAATTACAAAAGCTTTCAACAAAGAAGATTTAGCTTCTGTTGTTTTAGCTAACGGTTCAGTTCCAGCTAACTATTTAGTACCTAAAGACTTTACTTTTGATGAAGATGGTAATGATTTCCGTGATGTAAACGGTGACATGGCTACATTTAATGTAGAAGAAGCTCAAGCAGCATGGGAAAAAGGTTTAGCAGAACTAGGTGTTAAAGAACTTTCTATCGAAATTCTTGGTGGAGACACTGAACTTTCTAAAAAAATGGATGAGTACTTCAAGTCTCAACTTGAAACTAATTTACCAGGTTTAACTGTTACTCTTAAAGAAGTTCCTTTTAACGTTCGTTTAGATCTTGATACAAACCAAGATTACGAGATTCAAGTTGCAGGATGGGGACCAGATTATCAAGATCCTTATACATTCATGAACTTGTGGTTAACTGGTGGCGGAAATAACAAAATGTCATACTCTAACCCAGAATATGATAAATTAGTAAACTCTGCTAACAACGAATTAGCTTTAGATGCAGCTGCTCGTTGGCAAGCATTGGCTGATGCTGAAAAACTTCTTATTGAAAAAGATTTCGGTATTGGACCAATTTACCAACGTGGATTAATGTTCCTTCAAAAACCATATGTTAAAGGTATAATTGCTCACCCATTCGGTGGAGACTATAGCTACAAATGGGCTTACATTGAAGGTAAAAACTAA
- a CDS encoding DUF3899 domain-containing protein, giving the protein MSFYVGGTITFFGFLTYVVSGGFFDFFTESTRKVFTPKHFKKHASEMRLPSEIFSFPHKPIIALGLSSLFCMCIALFVYYS; this is encoded by the coding sequence ATGTCTTTCTATGTTGGAGGAACCATAACGTTTTTTGGATTTCTGACATATGTTGTATCAGGAGGTTTTTTTGACTTCTTTACAGAAAGCACAAGGAAAGTATTCACTCCTAAACATTTTAAAAAGCATGCCAGTGAAATGCGGTTACCATCAGAAATTTTCTCCTTTCCACACAAGCCTATTATCGCTTTAGGATTGTCTAGCTTATTCTGTATGTGTATAGCTCTGTTCGTTTATTATAGTTAA
- the trpS gene encoding tryptophan--tRNA ligase: MKKLFSGVQPTGTITLGNYIGAFRQFIALQDDYDCVFCIVDQHAITVAQDPQELNKHIRSLAALYLAVGIDPEKSTLFIQSEVPAHAQAGWIMQCISYIGELERMTQFKDKSDGKDAVSAALLTYPPLMAADILLYQSNIVPVGDDQKQHVELTRDLAERFNKRYGEILTIPEIQLPKSGARIKSLQDPLKKMSKSDPNQKATIRILDTPKEIEKKIKSSVTDSEGIVAFDPENKPGVSNLLSIESALTDVSIESLVQKYNGKGYGDFKASVAQVIIDHFAPIQARYEELLNSSELDDILDRGADKANKLARETLSKMESAMGLGRKR, encoded by the coding sequence ATGAAAAAGTTATTTTCAGGTGTGCAGCCAACAGGAACCATTACTCTAGGTAATTACATTGGTGCGTTTAGACAATTTATTGCACTCCAAGATGATTATGATTGTGTATTTTGTATCGTCGATCAACATGCGATCACTGTTGCCCAAGATCCACAAGAATTAAACAAACATATCCGTTCACTTGCGGCATTGTATCTTGCCGTAGGGATCGATCCAGAAAAATCAACATTATTCATACAATCAGAAGTCCCTGCACATGCACAAGCAGGTTGGATTATGCAATGCATTTCCTATATTGGTGAATTAGAAAGAATGACACAGTTTAAAGATAAATCCGATGGAAAAGATGCTGTATCAGCTGCGTTATTAACATACCCACCATTAATGGCTGCAGATATTCTTTTGTATCAATCAAATATTGTCCCAGTTGGAGATGACCAAAAACAACATGTCGAATTAACTCGTGATTTGGCAGAACGATTTAACAAACGATATGGTGAAATTCTTACTATCCCTGAAATACAATTACCGAAAAGTGGAGCTCGTATTAAGTCACTTCAAGACCCATTAAAGAAAATGAGTAAATCTGATCCAAATCAAAAAGCAACCATTCGTATTCTTGATACACCAAAAGAAATTGAAAAGAAAATAAAAAGTTCTGTGACTGATTCTGAAGGAATTGTTGCATTTGACCCGGAAAACAAACCTGGCGTTTCAAACCTATTATCAATTGAATCCGCATTAACTGATGTTTCAATTGAATCGCTTGTACAAAAATATAATGGTAAAGGATATGGAGACTTTAAAGCATCAGTTGCTCAAGTCATCATCGACCATTTTGCTCCAATTCAAGCCCGCTACGAAGAGTTATTAAACTCTTCAGAACTAGATGATATCTTAGACCGTGGGGCCGATAAAGCAAATAAGCTTGCAAGAGAAACACTTTCTAAGATGGAATCCGCAATGGGCCTTGGTAGAAAACGATAA
- a CDS encoding oligopeptide ABC transporter substrate-binding protein, with protein sequence MNKKLWALLAVLLAFMLVLGACNQDTKEGSEGTKTEDTSKTEDGTEEDTEEGEEPAAEDSALFPLDVTNDGDAVTGGTLKVAMAKDEPFQGIFSYVLYEDAYDDDIMKFASNSLFETDGDFLITDAGIASMTVDQENNKATIKIREGVKWSDGEPLKIEDLIQPYLIIGHKDYTGVRYDVDFQNIIGAVEYHDGKADTISGLKKVDETTLEISFNKLSPAIFSGGDGLWGYAEPSHIIKDIPVAELVESDAVRKNPVTLGAFKFDKIVPGESVQFVANEHFWKGKPKLDGVLVKIVPTSSISVAIQQGEYDIASSFSASKMEEIKDFDNIEVLGRQELYYAYLGFKLGKYDFENSTVVTDIEGSKMGDVKLRQAMGYAIDVEQVAEVFYGGLRERANSLIPPVFESFYDSSLEGYKYDPDKANALLDEAGFKDTNGDGIREDKAGKPLEIKFATMAGDDIAEDITQFYLQNWKDVGLNVTLTTGRTIEFNSFYDKVEADDPEIDIFMAAWGTGTNPSPSGLYSKTAQYNFSRYSSDFLETTLTNIDSPKAFDSEYRAKEFRAWQEYMAEQAPVIPTMYRYELVPVNKRVKNWSIDYTNESFSNLQEVELVSDTGVKSTK encoded by the coding sequence ATGAATAAAAAGCTTTGGGCTTTACTTGCAGTTCTTTTAGCTTTCATGCTAGTCCTAGGTGCATGTAATCAGGATACAAAGGAAGGCTCTGAAGGTACAAAAACAGAAGACACTTCAAAAACTGAAGATGGTACAGAAGAAGATACAGAAGAAGGGGAAGAGCCAGCAGCTGAGGATTCAGCATTATTCCCATTAGACGTAACAAATGATGGAGATGCAGTTACAGGTGGTACACTAAAAGTTGCTATGGCTAAAGATGAGCCTTTCCAAGGTATATTCTCTTATGTATTATACGAGGATGCTTACGATGATGATATTATGAAATTCGCATCTAACTCACTTTTCGAAACAGACGGTGACTTTTTAATAACTGATGCAGGTATTGCAAGTATGACTGTAGATCAAGAAAACAACAAAGCTACAATAAAAATTCGCGAGGGTGTAAAATGGTCTGACGGGGAACCGCTTAAGATCGAGGATTTAATCCAACCCTACTTAATCATCGGACATAAAGATTATACTGGTGTACGTTATGACGTGGATTTCCAAAATATTATTGGTGCTGTTGAATACCATGATGGTAAAGCAGACACAATTTCGGGTCTAAAGAAAGTAGATGAAACAACATTAGAAATTTCATTTAATAAATTATCTCCTGCTATCTTTAGTGGTGGGGATGGACTTTGGGGTTACGCTGAGCCAAGCCATATTATTAAAGATATTCCAGTTGCAGAACTTGTAGAGAGTGATGCAGTTCGTAAAAATCCAGTTACTTTAGGTGCTTTCAAATTTGATAAAATTGTACCTGGAGAATCAGTACAATTTGTAGCAAATGAACACTTCTGGAAAGGTAAACCGAAATTAGACGGAGTTCTAGTGAAAATTGTACCAACAAGCTCAATTTCAGTAGCAATACAACAAGGTGAGTATGATATTGCTTCAAGTTTCAGTGCTTCAAAAATGGAAGAAATCAAAGACTTTGATAATATCGAAGTATTAGGTCGTCAAGAGCTTTACTATGCTTACCTTGGTTTCAAACTTGGTAAATACGATTTTGAAAATAGCACAGTAGTAACTGATATTGAAGGTTCTAAAATGGGAGATGTAAAATTACGTCAAGCAATGGGTTACGCAATCGATGTTGAACAAGTTGCAGAAGTATTTTATGGTGGATTACGTGAACGTGCGAACTCTTTAATCCCTCCAGTATTTGAATCATTCTATGATTCTTCTTTAGAAGGATATAAATACGATCCGGACAAAGCAAACGCATTGTTAGATGAAGCAGGATTCAAGGACACAAATGGCGATGGAATTCGCGAAGACAAAGCAGGTAAGCCATTAGAAATTAAATTTGCTACTATGGCTGGCGATGATATTGCAGAAGACATCACTCAATTTTACTTACAAAACTGGAAAGATGTTGGTTTAAACGTAACATTGACTACAGGTCGTACGATTGAGTTCAATAGCTTCTATGATAAAGTTGAGGCAGACGATCCAGAAATCGATATTTTTATGGCAGCATGGGGTACAGGTACAAACCCATCACCATCAGGATTATACTCAAAAACTGCTCAATATAACTTTAGCCGTTATTCTTCTGATTTCTTAGAAACAACGTTAACTAATATCGACTCACCAAAGGCATTCGATTCAGAATACCGCGCGAAAGAATTCCGTGCATGGCAAGAGTACATGGCTGAACAAGCGCCAGTTATTCCGACTATGTATCGTTATGAGTTAGTACCAGTTAACAAACGTGTGAAAAACTGGAGCATTGATTATACTAATGAATCTTTCAGTAATTTACAAGAGGTTGAACTAGTATCAGATACAGGTGTTAAATCTACAAAATAA